The following proteins are encoded in a genomic region of Paenibacillus sp. FSL R7-0273:
- the trxB gene encoding thioredoxin-disulfide reductase — protein MYKSIIVGTGPAGLTAAIYLARANLNPLVIEGPQPGGQLTTTTEIENFPGFPEGIMGPELMDNMRQQAERFGAKFITGWVNSVELGDRPFKLHVEGMGELVTDTLIISTGATAKYLGIPGEQDNIGRGVSTCATCDGFFFRGKEIVVVGGGDSALEEAGFLTRFASKVTLVHRREELRGSKIMQERVRDNAKVTWGLNRTPLEVVAGDRGVSGLKVLNNVTGEEEIIEASGVFVAIGHHPNTSFLGGQITTDANGYIVTNPGTSETNIPGVFACGDVQDTRYRQAITAAGSGCMAAMDAEKYIESLEHSAVML, from the coding sequence ATGTACAAATCCATTATCGTTGGTACCGGACCGGCCGGACTGACTGCTGCTATTTATCTGGCCCGTGCCAACCTGAATCCGCTGGTAATCGAAGGACCGCAGCCGGGTGGACAGCTTACAACTACAACTGAAATTGAGAATTTTCCGGGATTCCCTGAAGGCATTATGGGACCGGAGCTTATGGATAATATGCGCCAGCAGGCTGAACGCTTCGGTGCGAAATTTATTACAGGCTGGGTGAACAGCGTTGAGCTGGGTGACCGCCCGTTCAAGCTGCATGTCGAAGGAATGGGTGAGCTGGTTACAGATACCCTGATTATTTCCACCGGCGCAACAGCTAAATACCTGGGTATTCCCGGTGAGCAGGATAATATCGGCCGTGGTGTCAGCACATGTGCTACTTGTGACGGATTCTTTTTCCGCGGTAAAGAGATTGTTGTTGTCGGCGGCGGAGATTCCGCGCTTGAGGAAGCAGGCTTCCTGACCCGTTTTGCCTCCAAAGTAACCCTGGTTCACCGCCGTGAAGAGCTGCGCGGCTCTAAGATTATGCAGGAGCGTGTGCGCGACAACGCTAAGGTAACCTGGGGGCTGAACCGCACCCCGCTGGAGGTAGTGGCCGGCGATCGAGGCGTGAGCGGACTTAAGGTGCTTAACAATGTAACCGGTGAAGAAGAAATAATTGAAGCGAGCGGCGTATTTGTAGCGATTGGCCATCATCCGAACACCTCTTTCCTGGGCGGACAGATCACGACCGATGCGAACGGCTATATCGTGACCAATCCGGGCACCTCCGAGACTAATATTCCGGGCGTTTTCGCTTGCGGCGACGTGCAGGATACCCGCTACAGACAGGCCATTACAGCAGCAGGCAGCGGATGTATGGCAGCTATGGATGCCGAGAAATATATCGAGAGCCTGGAGCACAGCGCTGTAATGCTCTAA
- a CDS encoding ROK family transcriptional regulator: MKVTADQALVKKINKSLILHTIRMNAPVSRARVSEMTGLNKATVSNLVAELCGQELVTEAGPGESSGGRKPLILHFNATAGSVIGIELRVKQLTAVLCDLDGGVLQEVDYPLTAHDFPYVLEQMKSIITGLIAQAPPSPYGIVGIGVGVPGMVDDGVVLFAPNLGWEMVGLRDLLESSFGVPVTIDNEANAGAQGELNFGAARNVRHLLYISAGSGIGSGIIIGGELYKGARGYAGETGHMTIEAEGKPCSCGSRGCWELYASEKTYDNPGLSLPARTTSELVRHAIQGQEDVLNHFTSIGEYLGIGVTNLINSFNPELIVIGGALSEAEPWLGGPLRRVVAERTLPYHKQQLEITFSRLGSRGTVIGAGFSAVMHFLGNIRVTL, from the coding sequence GTGAAGGTTACCGCCGACCAGGCGCTGGTCAAAAAGATTAATAAGTCGCTTATTCTACATACCATCCGCATGAATGCCCCGGTCTCACGGGCCAGAGTCTCTGAGATGACCGGTCTTAATAAAGCTACTGTATCCAATCTGGTTGCCGAGCTGTGCGGCCAGGAGCTCGTCACCGAGGCCGGACCCGGCGAGTCCAGCGGCGGACGCAAACCGCTGATTCTGCATTTCAATGCTACAGCCGGCAGCGTAATCGGCATCGAGCTGCGGGTGAAGCAGCTGACTGCAGTGCTGTGCGATCTGGACGGAGGCGTCCTGCAGGAGGTGGATTACCCGCTAACTGCCCATGATTTCCCCTATGTGCTGGAGCAGATGAAGAGCATTATCACCGGATTAATCGCCCAGGCTCCCCCCTCTCCCTATGGGATCGTAGGCATCGGCGTCGGTGTTCCGGGCATGGTGGATGACGGGGTTGTACTGTTCGCACCCAACCTTGGCTGGGAGATGGTCGGGCTGAGGGACCTTCTGGAGAGCAGCTTCGGCGTGCCGGTTACCATCGACAATGAGGCAAATGCCGGAGCGCAGGGCGAGCTGAATTTTGGCGCAGCACGTAATGTACGTCATCTGCTGTATATCAGTGCGGGATCAGGGATCGGGTCCGGAATTATCATCGGCGGTGAGCTGTATAAAGGTGCACGCGGCTATGCCGGGGAGACCGGGCATATGACGATTGAAGCAGAAGGCAAGCCCTGCAGCTGCGGCAGCCGCGGGTGCTGGGAGCTGTACGCCTCAGAGAAAACCTATGACAATCCGGGTCTCTCCCTGCCTGCACGCACAACAAGCGAGCTTGTCCGGCACGCTATCCAGGGACAGGAGGATGTCCTTAACCACTTCACTTCAATCGGGGAATATCTCGGAATCGGCGTAACCAATCTGATCAACAGCTTTAATCCGGAGCTGATCGTCATCGGCGGTGCCCTTTCGGAGGCTGAGCCGTGGCTGGGCGGGCCGCTGCGCCGTGTAGTTGCCGAGCGCACGCTTCCCTACCACAAGCAGCAGCTGGAGATTACTTTTTCGCGACTGGGAAGCCGCGGAACCGTGATTGGCGCCGGCTTTTCGGCTGTGATGCACTTTCTCGGCAATATCCGGGTAACCCTCTAA
- a CDS encoding response regulator transcription factor, with amino-acid sequence MIKVLIVDDEPKLREGLRSLIPWEDEGYTVVATAANGFEALEKYHTFAPKLVVADIRMPGMDGLELITELRRQNARCHVLILSGYADFEYAKRAISNRIDGYLLKPVDEDELISYLRDMRVTIGQEEMLSVLQNVVEENSREVWLRGLLQPGPGDLDASEAAAKLKLQGSSEVVLLKLLNPAKGEEGKEERVRSELERHWQPEEAEFFSLPPYAGLLLKEPLNDDAARIALWQELNRVISREGLDFYAAAGGTAADPDQLAASYSTAKLLLEQAFFGDREILSGGFMKHWAEAAEEPEEEQGEHGEAERDEEMELLLAVETGSTEILSPLVKQMIGKLVEGRHDEAYIKNNLIRSISSIIARLEAANPEVRALVSDNPSPASDVYNSFFLSDIHRMVADYLEQLAVQLNSGGRGDEIKRITDLIQRRYNENLKLGMLAQIFNYNSAYLGKMFKNQIGEHFNTYLDKVRIEKAKQFLSQGMKVYEVAERVGYMNADYFNAKFRKYVGVSPSAFRKEH; translated from the coding sequence ATGATAAAAGTACTGATTGTAGATGATGAGCCCAAGCTGAGGGAGGGACTGCGCAGCCTGATTCCATGGGAGGATGAGGGCTATACGGTTGTAGCGACTGCGGCGAACGGATTCGAGGCGCTCGAGAAGTACCATACGTTTGCTCCCAAGCTGGTTGTCGCCGATATCCGGATGCCGGGAATGGACGGCCTGGAGCTGATTACGGAGCTTCGCAGGCAGAATGCCAGATGCCATGTGCTGATTCTAAGCGGCTATGCCGATTTTGAATATGCCAAGCGGGCCATTTCAAACCGCATTGACGGATACCTGCTGAAGCCGGTCGATGAGGATGAGCTGATCTCCTATCTGCGGGACATGCGCGTGACGATCGGGCAGGAGGAGATGCTGAGCGTTCTGCAGAATGTGGTGGAGGAAAACAGCCGGGAGGTGTGGCTGCGCGGACTGCTCCAGCCCGGTCCCGGGGATCTCGATGCTTCCGAGGCGGCAGCCAAGCTTAAGCTGCAGGGCAGCAGCGAGGTTGTGCTGCTCAAGCTGCTGAATCCTGCCAAGGGGGAAGAAGGAAAGGAAGAACGTGTCCGCAGTGAATTGGAGCGGCATTGGCAGCCGGAGGAGGCCGAGTTTTTCAGTCTGCCTCCCTATGCCGGCCTGCTGCTGAAGGAGCCGCTCAATGATGACGCAGCACGCATTGCACTTTGGCAGGAGCTTAACCGGGTCATCTCCAGGGAGGGGCTGGACTTTTACGCCGCAGCCGGAGGAACGGCTGCAGATCCGGACCAGCTTGCTGCTTCGTACAGCACAGCGAAGCTGCTGCTGGAGCAGGCTTTTTTCGGAGACAGGGAAATCTTGTCCGGCGGCTTCATGAAGCATTGGGCTGAGGCTGCGGAGGAGCCCGAGGAGGAGCAGGGAGAGCACGGCGAAGCTGAGCGTGATGAAGAGATGGAGCTGCTGCTGGCAGTTGAGACGGGCAGCACTGAAATCCTGTCACCGCTGGTGAAGCAGATGATCGGCAAGCTGGTGGAAGGCAGACATGATGAGGCTTATATCAAAAATAATCTGATCCGGAGCATCAGCAGCATCATTGCCCGGCTCGAGGCAGCCAACCCGGAGGTGCGTGCTCTGGTCAGCGATAATCCGTCCCCGGCGAGCGACGTGTACAACAGCTTTTTCCTGAGTGACATTCACCGTATGGTTGCAGATTATCTGGAGCAGCTGGCGGTTCAGCTGAACAGCGGGGGACGCGGGGATGAAATCAAGCGGATCACAGATCTCATCCAGCGCCGCTATAACGAGAACCTGAAGCTTGGGATGCTGGCGCAGATTTTTAATTATAACAGCGCTTATCTGGGTAAAATGTTCAAGAATCAGATCGGTGAGCACTTCAACACCTATCTGGATAAAGTGAGAATCGAGAAGGCGAAGCAGTTTCTTTCCCAGGGCATGAAGGTCTATGAGGTTGCAGAACGGGTCGGTTATATGAATGCTGATTACTTTAACGCGAAATTCCGTAAATATGTCGGTGTGTCACCGAGCGCCTTCCGCAAGGAGCATTAA
- a CDS encoding sensor histidine kinase codes for MKQLVSLINNMKLKYKLMMFYVVVVMIPVLIVGIILISYFRNAALERAIDQATNNVEKIKSQMSSKLRVPTDISNLLFFDETLKVFVNTKYPNILELTKAYMEYTDFQAYMFQYREIANIRFFIDNPTLVNNLAITPLTRETEERPWFKKVKETKGIYWLYIDDKEDFLSKTKGSINKLSLIRQVSYPEYNSTGVIMVQVNQDELNNMLSQEPFETIITDEQGYIVAAKNPQLVGTTLASFDIGVNLESQTEKVIQTQVKDKDSYVILDEMKPELSISKLKIISVFETKSILSEANKVSVLGLLIVSGVLLVALVMVYIISLLTTNRLLRLSRQLNQVALGNLNTVSHIDGTDEIGQLSRQFNYMVSSINQLISQVIESNEKNSRLEIAQREIKLKMMASQIHPHFLFNALESIRMNAHLRGEKEIANIVRLLGKLMRKNLEVGRERAPLKEEIEMIRSYLEIQKFRYEDRLMYEINFEAKAAEVLIPPLIIQPLVENSVVHGLENKEGTVHVHVSVTMREQEIRVRVTDDGVGMSEKRLAELQEVIAKAEEEQGGRIGMRNVHQRLVLYYGEQHGLRIASEEGKGTEISFTIPNDSDYKH; via the coding sequence ATGAAGCAGCTTGTTAGCCTGATTAATAATATGAAGCTGAAGTATAAGCTGATGATGTTTTATGTGGTGGTCGTTATGATTCCGGTGCTGATTGTCGGGATTATTCTGATCAGCTATTTCCGGAACGCAGCGCTGGAGCGGGCCATTGACCAGGCAACCAATAATGTGGAAAAAATTAAAAGCCAGATGTCCAGCAAGCTCCGGGTGCCTACGGATATCTCCAACCTGCTGTTTTTTGATGAAACGCTTAAAGTGTTTGTGAATACGAAGTACCCGAATATCCTTGAGCTGACAAAGGCTTATATGGAATATACCGATTTTCAGGCGTATATGTTCCAGTACCGGGAAATTGCCAATATCCGCTTTTTTATCGACAATCCGACGCTTGTTAACAACCTTGCTATTACCCCGCTGACCCGGGAGACAGAGGAAAGACCCTGGTTCAAGAAGGTAAAGGAGACCAAAGGTATTTACTGGCTCTACATTGACGACAAGGAGGATTTTTTGAGCAAGACCAAGGGCAGTATTAACAAGCTGAGCCTGATCCGCCAGGTGTCCTATCCTGAATACAACAGTACTGGAGTCATTATGGTCCAGGTTAATCAGGATGAGCTGAACAATATGCTCTCCCAGGAGCCGTTCGAGACCATTATTACCGATGAGCAGGGCTATATTGTAGCAGCCAAAAACCCGCAGCTGGTCGGCACGACACTTGCCTCCTTCGATATTGGTGTCAATCTGGAGAGCCAGACGGAAAAGGTAATCCAAACTCAGGTTAAGGATAAGGACTCCTATGTCATTCTGGATGAAATGAAACCCGAGCTTAGCATCAGCAAGCTGAAGATTATTTCTGTGTTTGAAACCAAGAGCATTCTAAGCGAAGCCAATAAGGTCAGCGTGCTCGGTCTGCTGATTGTCAGCGGCGTGCTGCTGGTTGCGCTGGTGATGGTGTATATCATCTCTCTGCTTACGACGAACCGTCTGCTGCGGCTAAGCCGCCAGCTGAACCAGGTAGCGCTGGGCAATCTGAATACTGTCTCCCACATCGACGGTACGGATGAAATTGGCCAGCTCTCCCGCCAGTTCAATTATATGGTATCCAGCATCAATCAGCTGATTAGCCAGGTAATTGAATCTAATGAGAAGAACAGCAGGCTGGAGATTGCCCAGCGTGAGATCAAGCTGAAGATGATGGCCAGCCAGATTCATCCTCATTTTCTGTTTAATGCACTGGAGTCGATCCGGATGAACGCCCATCTCCGAGGTGAGAAGGAAATTGCCAACATTGTCCGGCTGCTCGGCAAGCTGATGCGCAAGAATCTGGAGGTCGGCCGGGAACGGGCCCCGCTTAAGGAAGAAATCGAAATGATCCGCTCCTACCTGGAAATTCAGAAATTTCGCTACGAGGACAGGCTGATGTATGAGATTAACTTTGAGGCGAAGGCTGCAGAGGTACTGATTCCGCCGCTGATTATCCAGCCGCTGGTCGAAAATTCCGTGGTGCATGGGCTGGAGAATAAAGAGGGGACTGTGCATGTTCATGTGAGCGTGACGATGCGGGAGCAGGAAATACGGGTCCGGGTTACCGATGATGGCGTGGGGATGTCGGAGAAACGCCTTGCGGAGCTGCAGGAGGTTATTGCCAAAGCGGAGGAAGAGCAGGGAGGCCGGATCGGGATGCGCAATGTGCATCAGAGGCTGGTGCTGTATTACGGGGAGCAGCATGGACTGAGGATTGCCAGCGAAGAAGGGAAGGGTACGGAAATTTCCTTTACTATCCCCAATGATAGCGATTACAAGCATTAG
- the xylA gene encoding xylose isomerase encodes MAYFETVGKISYEGSRSTNPYAFKFYNPKEIVAGKTMEEHLKFAMAYWHTLTAGGSDPFGAETAVRSWDKLSTLDKAKARAEAAFEFMEKMDLQYYCFHDVDIAPEGASLREFYSNIDTIVDILEQGMKASGKKLLWNTANMFTNPRFMHGAGSTCNADVFAHAAAQVKKGLEVGKRLGADNYVFWGGREGYETLLNTDMSLEQDNIARLFSMAVDYAKEIGFDGQFLIEPKPKEPTKHQYDFDAATCIAFLQKYNLDKHFKLNLEANHATLAGHTFEHELRVARINGMLGSLDANQGDPLLGWDTDEFPASIYDSTLTLYEVLKNDGLGKGGINFDSKVRRPSFEPEDLFLAHISGMDVYAKGLKVAAKLIEDRVFDDFIAKRYSSFNEGVGADIVSGKATLASLADYALNNENPRPNQSGRQELLRATLNQYILTVE; translated from the coding sequence ATGGCGTATTTTGAAACAGTGGGCAAAATCTCGTACGAGGGCAGCCGTTCCACTAATCCTTATGCATTTAAATTCTACAATCCTAAAGAAATCGTAGCCGGCAAAACGATGGAAGAGCATCTGAAATTTGCAATGGCTTACTGGCATACATTAACAGCAGGCGGCTCCGATCCGTTTGGCGCAGAAACTGCAGTCCGTTCATGGGATAAGCTGTCCACGCTGGATAAGGCTAAGGCACGTGCAGAAGCAGCTTTTGAATTCATGGAGAAGATGGACCTGCAATACTATTGCTTCCACGACGTGGATATCGCTCCTGAAGGCGCATCCCTGCGTGAGTTCTACAGCAACATCGATACTATCGTAGATATTCTTGAGCAAGGCATGAAGGCTTCCGGCAAAAAACTGCTGTGGAACACAGCCAACATGTTCACCAACCCGCGCTTCATGCACGGTGCAGGCTCCACCTGCAATGCTGATGTGTTCGCACATGCAGCTGCACAGGTGAAGAAAGGCCTGGAAGTCGGTAAACGTCTGGGCGCTGACAACTATGTATTCTGGGGCGGCCGTGAAGGCTACGAAACCCTGCTGAACACAGATATGTCTCTGGAGCAGGACAACATTGCCCGTCTGTTCAGCATGGCAGTGGATTACGCTAAGGAAATCGGCTTCGACGGCCAGTTCCTGATCGAGCCTAAGCCAAAAGAGCCTACTAAACACCAATATGACTTTGATGCGGCAACCTGTATCGCGTTCCTGCAGAAATACAATCTCGACAAGCACTTCAAGCTCAACCTTGAAGCCAACCATGCCACACTGGCAGGACACACCTTCGAGCACGAGCTGCGTGTAGCACGCATCAACGGTATGCTGGGATCGCTGGATGCGAACCAGGGCGATCCGCTGCTGGGCTGGGATACAGATGAATTCCCTGCAAGCATTTATGATTCTACATTGACCCTGTATGAAGTATTGAAGAACGATGGACTCGGCAAAGGCGGAATCAACTTCGACTCCAAGGTACGCCGTCCTTCCTTCGAGCCTGAGGATCTCTTCCTGGCACATATCTCCGGTATGGACGTTTATGCCAAGGGCCTTAAGGTTGCTGCCAAGCTGATCGAAGACCGTGTATTCGATGACTTTATCGCTAAACGCTACAGCAGCTTCAATGAAGGCGTAGGCGCAGACATCGTATCCGGTAAGGCTACTCTGGCTTCCCTGGCTGACTACGCGCTGAACAACGAAAATCCGCGTCCGAACCAGTCCGGACGTCAGGAGCTGCTCAGAGCTACGTTGAACCAGTACATTCTTACTGTAGAGTAA
- a CDS encoding glutaredoxin family protein yields MENVIVYTSTNCPHCRQVKSFLSEKGVAYEERNIEQNDDFAQQVWDMGMRAVPVTVIGDFKIVGMNKTQFAKALATV; encoded by the coding sequence ATGGAGAATGTAATTGTGTACACTTCGACCAATTGCCCGCACTGCCGCCAGGTGAAGAGCTTCCTGAGCGAAAAGGGCGTGGCCTACGAGGAGCGCAACATTGAACAGAACGATGACTTTGCCCAGCAGGTTTGGGATATGGGAATGAGAGCAGTGCCTGTAACGGTTATCGGCGATTTCAAAATTGTCGGCATGAATAAAACCCAATTTGCCAAAGCGCTGGCAACGGTATAA
- a CDS encoding ABC transporter permease, producing the protein MIVKALTENGVTANESVTPHPPTKRKNSGFWSSVLQQKYLYLMSIPFVIWAFIFSYLPLWGWIMAFQNYKPAKSFGEQKWVGLDNFKELFQDERFYLVLRNTLAMSILGLIVGFVVPILFAVLLNELRGSVFKRTVQTVSYLPHFVSWVVVGGIVYKTLSIDGGIVNDLLLWLNVIDEPIQFMAQGKYFWGIVTGADIWKETGWNAIIYLAAITGIDKELYEAAKVDGAGRVKQMFNITLPGIRSTVMVLLIMNIGHLVGIGFEKQFQLQNNLVTDYSEVLDLYALKYGIQIMRFSYGTAISMFTSVVSVILLFTANGLMKKFTKESIM; encoded by the coding sequence ATGATCGTGAAAGCGCTCACTGAAAACGGTGTTACAGCAAATGAAAGCGTAACCCCCCACCCACCTACGAAGCGGAAAAATAGTGGATTTTGGAGTAGTGTACTGCAGCAAAAGTACTTGTACCTAATGTCTATTCCATTCGTAATCTGGGCTTTTATCTTCAGCTACCTGCCCTTATGGGGATGGATAATGGCTTTTCAGAATTATAAGCCTGCCAAATCCTTTGGCGAGCAGAAATGGGTCGGATTGGACAACTTCAAAGAGCTGTTCCAGGATGAACGCTTCTACCTCGTACTAAGAAATACACTGGCAATGAGTATTCTCGGATTGATCGTCGGCTTCGTGGTTCCTATCCTGTTTGCGGTTCTGCTTAATGAGCTGCGCGGGAGTGTATTCAAGAGAACGGTTCAGACCGTATCCTACCTGCCTCACTTTGTATCCTGGGTTGTTGTCGGCGGGATTGTCTACAAGACCCTCTCCATCGACGGAGGGATCGTGAATGACTTGCTGCTCTGGCTGAATGTTATCGATGAGCCGATTCAGTTCATGGCCCAAGGGAAGTATTTCTGGGGAATTGTAACGGGAGCCGACATCTGGAAAGAAACCGGCTGGAATGCGATCATCTATCTGGCAGCGATTACAGGTATCGACAAAGAGCTGTATGAAGCGGCAAAAGTGGACGGTGCAGGAAGAGTCAAGCAGATGTTCAATATTACGTTACCCGGTATCCGTTCAACCGTTATGGTCCTGCTGATTATGAACATCGGCCACCTGGTCGGTATCGGCTTTGAAAAGCAATTCCAGCTGCAGAACAACCTGGTTACCGATTATTCGGAAGTGCTGGATTTGTATGCGCTTAAATACGGTATTCAAATTATGCGGTTCTCCTATGGTACTGCGATAAGCATGTTCACCTCCGTAGTCAGTGTAATCCTGCTGTTTACAGCTAACGGTCTTATGAAGAAATTCACTAAAGAAAGCATTATGTAA
- the xylB gene encoding xylulokinase, translated as MKYVIGVDLGTSAVKTVLVDPQGKVAFEHSEAYPLSRPQPNWSEQNPEDWVQGTLVSLRRLIETSGVDPSQVDGLSFSGQMHGLVLVDNEGKVLRPAILWNDTRTTAQCRKIEKTLGTKLIDIARNKALEGFTLPKILWVQENEPEVLEQAHQFLLPKDYVRLRLTGDYAMDYSDAAGTLLLDVGAKQWSPEIAEAFSLPLSLCPRLVESFEQTGTLLPEIAEASGLLASTKVFAGGADNACGALGAGILGEGRTMCSIGTSGVVLSYETNKDLNLEGKVHFFNHSEKDAFYIMGVTLAAGHSLTWFKETFAAEKSFDELLSGVPSIPAGSGGLLFTPYISGERTPHPDANIRGSFIGMDSGHTLAHFTRSVLEGITFSLRESIEIVRESGKEITEIIAIGGGAKNEAWLQMQADIFNASIIKLESEQGPAMGAAMLAAYGSGWFNSLGECAEAFIRPAEVFKPNEEEAAVYDGLFALYQEVYGQTRELNDKLAAYRK; from the coding sequence ATGAAATATGTAATCGGTGTCGATCTCGGAACGAGTGCAGTAAAAACGGTGCTTGTTGATCCGCAGGGAAAGGTAGCGTTTGAGCATTCGGAAGCTTATCCGCTGAGCAGACCGCAGCCGAACTGGAGCGAGCAGAATCCGGAGGACTGGGTGCAGGGAACACTGGTCAGCCTGCGCAGGCTGATCGAAACGTCCGGGGTTGATCCGTCACAGGTAGACGGACTAAGCTTCTCCGGCCAGATGCACGGGCTGGTGCTCGTGGACAATGAAGGCAAGGTTCTGCGTCCGGCCATTCTCTGGAATGATACACGTACTACAGCCCAGTGCCGCAAGATCGAGAAGACGCTTGGCACGAAGCTGATCGACATCGCCCGGAACAAGGCGCTGGAAGGCTTCACCCTGCCGAAGATTCTCTGGGTTCAGGAGAACGAGCCGGAGGTGCTGGAGCAGGCTCATCAGTTCCTGCTGCCTAAGGATTATGTGCGTCTTCGCCTGACCGGCGATTATGCGATGGACTACTCCGATGCGGCCGGCACGCTGCTGCTGGATGTTGGTGCAAAGCAGTGGAGCCCGGAGATTGCCGAAGCGTTCTCCCTGCCGCTGTCCCTGTGCCCGAGACTGGTGGAATCCTTCGAGCAGACCGGCACGCTGCTGCCTGAAATTGCCGAAGCCTCCGGGCTGCTGGCTTCGACGAAGGTGTTCGCCGGCGGTGCCGACAATGCCTGCGGCGCATTAGGTGCGGGTATCCTTGGTGAAGGCCGGACGATGTGCAGTATCGGCACCTCCGGTGTTGTACTGTCCTATGAAACCAACAAAGATCTCAACCTGGAAGGCAAGGTCCATTTCTTTAACCACAGTGAGAAGGATGCCTTCTATATCATGGGTGTAACGCTTGCGGCAGGTCACAGCCTTACCTGGTTCAAGGAAACCTTTGCTGCCGAGAAGAGCTTTGATGAGCTCCTGTCCGGCGTGCCTTCCATCCCGGCAGGCAGCGGCGGCCTGCTGTTCACGCCTTACATCAGCGGTGAGCGTACTCCGCATCCGGATGCCAATATCCGCGGCAGCTTCATCGGCATGGACTCCGGCCATACGCTGGCCCACTTTACACGCTCGGTGCTTGAAGGCATCACGTTCTCGCTGCGTGAATCCATTGAAATCGTGCGTGAATCGGGTAAAGAGATTACAGAAATCATCGCGATCGGCGGCGGCGCCAAGAATGAGGCCTGGCTGCAGATGCAGGCTGATATCTTTAATGCTTCCATTATTAAGCTGGAAAGCGAGCAGGGTCCGGCGATGGGCGCAGCTATGCTGGCTGCCTACGGCAGCGGCTGGTTCAATTCACTGGGTGAATGCGCCGAAGCCTTCATCCGGCCTGCAGAAGTATTCAAACCGAATGAGGAAGAGGCGGCAGTCTACGACGGATTGTTCGCTCTTTACCAGGAAGTATACGGACAGACCCGTGAGTTGAACGACAAGCTGGCGGCATACCGCAAATAA
- a CDS encoding GNAT family N-acetyltransferase, whose product MLICLRDYWNQDAVKELLALCMAAGAGTGAAEQEMNRYFTEESRELFGCFVNGELSGIIGLQQQNGHTAEIRHISVKREWQGKGIGRGMIAEISRAAGMETITAETDHEAAGFYRSAGFAVTSLGEKYPGVERFACVLSVNALAQSRM is encoded by the coding sequence TTGTTAATATGCTTAAGGGATTACTGGAACCAGGATGCGGTGAAGGAGCTGCTTGCCCTGTGCATGGCGGCCGGAGCCGGGACCGGGGCTGCGGAACAGGAGATGAATCGGTATTTTACCGAAGAATCCAGGGAGCTGTTCGGCTGCTTTGTAAATGGTGAGCTGAGCGGAATAATCGGGCTGCAGCAGCAGAACGGGCATACGGCAGAGATCAGGCATATTTCGGTAAAGCGGGAGTGGCAGGGCAAGGGAATCGGCCGGGGGATGATTGCCGAGATCAGCAGGGCTGCCGGAATGGAGACGATTACTGCGGAGACTGATCATGAGGCGGCCGGATTTTACAGAAGCGCGGGGTTTGCCGTTACCAGCCTAGGTGAAAAATACCCCGGAGTCGAACGCTTTGCCTGCGTATTGTCCGTAAATGCGCTGGCCCAGAGTAGAATGTAA